A genomic segment from Chrysemys picta bellii isolate R12L10 chromosome 11, ASM1138683v2, whole genome shotgun sequence encodes:
- the LOC135974275 gene encoding interferon lambda-3-like — MMGCKLVLVLTLWTVSTEAFPKGAQMKKCHLSKYKSLPPRELETFKNVKDRFEDIMLLSDRKCNTKIFHRNWEVKELSVHDRMILVKEKLHLVIDVLENFEDPRLSELLVRPLEILRHIREDLKICTSHQPNAHRRSGRLTSWLHKFHAAKKMETPGCLEASVILNLFRLLNNDLKCAAYMESCT, encoded by the exons ATGATGGGTTGCAAACTGGTCCTGGTCCTGACCCTATGGACAGTGTCTACAGAGGCCTTTCCCAAAGGTGCTCAGATGAAGAAGTGCCACCTCTCAAAATACAAGTCCCTGCCACCCCGGGAACTGGAGACCTTCAAGAATGTTAAGGACAGATTT GAGGACATCATGCTGTTGTCAGACCGAAAATGCAACACCAAGATTTTCCACCGGAACTGGGAAGTCAAAGAGCTGTCG GTGCACGACAGAATGATCCTGGTGAAGGAGAAGCTGCACCTCGTTATTGACGTGCTTGAGAACTTTGAGGATCCCAGACTGTCCGAGCTGCTTGTGAGGCCATTAGAAATCCTGAGGCACATCAGAGAGGACTTGAAGATCTGC aCCAGCCATCAGCCTAACGCCCATCGACGCTCCGGGAGGCTGACTAGCTGGCTCCACAAATTCCATGCAGCCAAGAAGATG GAAACTCCAGGATGCTTGGAAGCATCTGTGATCCTCAATCTCTTCCGACTGCTGAACAATGACTTGAAGTGCGCAGCCTACATGGAGTCCTGCACCTAA
- the LOC135974251 gene encoding interferon lambda-3-like produces the protein MVNVGDKVLFALAIWTMTTEAFPKGTERTKCHLAKYKSLPPRELEAFKKAKDKFEDMMLSSDRKCSTRIFHRNWEVKELSVHDRVILIENELDFTINVLENVEDPSLSKLLSRPLEILTQIRGDLRDCR, from the exons atggtgaaCGTAGGCGACAAAGTTCTCTTTGCTCTGGCCATCTGGACGATGACTACAGAGGCCTTTCCCAAGGGCACTGAGAGGACAAAATGCCACCTCGCAAAATACAAGTCCCTGCCACCTCGGGAACTGGAGGCCTTCAAGAAAGCCAAGGACAAATTT GAGGACATGATGCTGTCGTCAGACCGAAAATGCAGCACCAGGATTTTCCACCGGAACTGGGAAGTCAAAGAGCTGTCA GTGCACGATAGAGTCATCCTGATAGAGAACGAGCTGGACTTTACCATTAACGTGCTGGAGAACGTTGAGGACCCCAGTCTGTCCAAGCTGCTCTCAAGGCCGCTAGAAATCCTGACACAGATCAGAGGGGACCTGAGGGACTGT AGATAA